The Mobula birostris isolate sMobBir1 chromosome 6, sMobBir1.hap1, whole genome shotgun sequence genome has a window encoding:
- the pecr gene encoding peroxisomal trans-2-enoyl-CoA reductase, translating to MYKMATRSLFRAALFRDRVAVVTGGGSGIGAAVAAELLALECNVVIASRKIERLREAAEQLSAALVDSNPAKVTPIQCNIRKEDDVRNLMQKVLEFHGRIDYLVNNGGGQFISPAEHISTKGWNAVIDTNLTGTFLCCREAYCSWMKENGGAIVNIVADMWKGFPGVSHTGAARAAVDNLTKSLAIEWADSGVRVNSVAPGTIFSESAVANYKEHGPQMFRSYVPRIPAKRLGVPEEVAPVVCFLLSPAASFITGETVKVDAGQSLYQSPWEIPDHDRWPSAPESRNSELMAAFLSGKPSSKL from the exons ATGTACAAGATGGCGACGCGAAGCCTGTTCCGCGCGGCCCTTTTCCGGGACCGGGTGGCGGTTGTGACCGGCGGAGGGAGCGGCATTGGCGCCGCCGTGGCTGCCGAACTGTTGGCGCTAG AATGTAATGTTGTGATTGCGTCCCGTAAAATCGAGCGACTGCGTGAAGCTGCAGAACAACTTTCAGCGGCACTGGTGGACTCCAATCCTGCAAAAGTGACGCCGATTCAGTGTAACATTCGTAAGGAGGATGAC GTGAGGAACTTGATGCAGAAGGTCTTGGAGTTCCATGGTCGCATTGATTACCTGGTCAATAATGGAGGGGGTCAGTTCATCAGTCCAGCTGAACACATCTCCACCAAAGGCTGGAACGCTGTGATCGACACCAACTTGACGGGAACGTTCCTCTGCTGCCGAGAAG CATATTGCTCCTGGATGAAAGAGAATGGCGGGGCCATCGTCAACATTGTGGCAGACATGTGGAAAGGATTCCCGGGAGTATC ACACACAGGAGCAGCGAGAGCAGCTGTGGACAACCTCACCAAGAGTCTGGCCATCGAGTGGGCCGACAGTGGGGTACGGGTGAACTCAGTGGCTCCT GGAACGATTTTTTCAGAATCAGCTGTGGCCAACTACAAGGAGCATGGACCCCAAATGTTCAGAAGTTATGTCCCAAGAATTCCTGCCAAGAGACTGGGTGTTCCAGAGGAG gtCGCTCCTGTTGTTTGCTTCCTGCTTTCACCGGCTGCCTCCttcatcactggtgagactgTGAAGGTTGATGCAGGACAAAGTCTCTACCAGAGCCCCTGGGAGATTCCTG ACCATGACCGCTGGCCGTCAGCTCCAGAAAGCAGGAATTCTGAACTTATGGCTGCTTTCCTCTCTGGAAAACCATCCTCAAAACTGTAG